A region of the Bacillus sp. NP247 genome:
GTTTTAAAATTTCAGAATTATCAATTGACTTTATAAGTCTTCTTTTTTATATTAGTAGGTATAGTAATAACTACTAATATAAAATGCATCGTTTTGAAATAGGAGTTATTTAGATTGTGAGGGATTACCGATGGATGAAATTATAAAAGAATTACAAAAGTTAGGTTTTTCTCAATATGAATGTAAAGCGTATATTGGTTTATTAAAACATTATCCAGTAACAGGTTATGAAGTGAGTAAACAAACAGGTGTACCCCGTTCAATGATCTATGAAGTACTTGGCAAGTTGATGGATAAAGGTGCGGTACATTTAGTTCCTTCTGAACCAGTGAAATATGTGCCAGTGCCAGCGACGGAATTAATGAATCGAATGCGAAAAGATTTCGAGAAATCATTTGAATTTTTAGACCAAAAATTAAATTGTTTAGAACAAGAGCGACAAATTGATGTAATTTCGCATATTCGCTCAAATGATCGTGTTTTGAAAGAAATATGCAATATAATTAGTAGAGCAAAGGAAGAGTTATGGATTTCTGTATGGGAAGATCAAGTGCATGAGATTGAACCGCTTATTCATAAAAAGGAAGCGGAAGGAGTACATATATTTTCAATCTTATTTGGTGCCCCAGAAACAAAAATAGGAGCGACATTTCATCATAATTATATGACGCCTCACGTTGTTGAAAAGAGAATGGGTGGTCATTTAACTGTTATCGCACGTGATGGGGAAGAAGTGTTAATTGCCAACTTCTCAAATGATAGCACTTCATGGGCGGTTACAACGTACGATCCAGCTTTAGTTCTCGTTGCTACGGAGTATGTGCGGCATGACATTATGGTGGAAGAGATTACGAAGGAATTTGGAGCTGATAAGTTAGATACGTTATGGCGAGAGAATATAGATTTAGTTCACGTCGTAACAGGAAAACGTAGTATGGAAGAAATGGAGGGAGAGAAAGGTGAATAAAGCTCAGGCACATATGACATTGCAGAGCGAGGATACATTTCAACAAGGTGTAAAGGATTGTTTACCAACTGTATTTGGATATTTGAGCATTGGTATAGCGGCTGGTGTAATTGCGAAAACAGCTGGTTTCTCCATCATTGAAATTGCTTTTATGTCCACTTTAATTTATGCAGGTTCTGCCCAATTTATATTAGCTGGTATGTATGCAGCTGGTGCTCCTGCTTCCGCAATTATTTTTACCGTGTTCTTTGTTAATTTACGCCACTTATTAATGAGTGCGGCACTCGCACCTTACTTCACAAAGATTCCTCTATTTAAAAACTTAATAATTGGTTCGCAAATTACAGATGAAACTTTCGGTGTTGCAGTGCAACAAGCAGCGCAAAAAGGCTATTTAGGCGAGAAATGGATGATGGGGCTTAATGTAACAGCATATTTAAATTGGATTATCGCTACGATTATCGGTGGACTTTTTGGTGAATGGATACCAGATCCACATACGTACGGGATGGATTATGCATTACCAGCAATGTTTATCGGATTATTTGTTCTTCAGCTAATAAGTAGTAAACCGAAACTAGCAATTCATCTTACCGTTGCAATTGTAGCTATTATTATTGCATACGTTTCACACTTGTTTATGCCAGATAGTATAGCAGTTATTATCGCAACCTTATTAGCTGCGACGATTGGAGTGGTGATTGAAAAATGGAAATGAGATTAGACGTATTATTACTTTTACTAGCAGCAGGAGCTGTCACACTCGTGCCACGTATTTTACCTCTACTCGTATTTAGCAAACTACAAATTCCAGACTGGGGTTTAAAATGGTTAAATTACATACCAATTGCGATATTAGCAGCACTTTTAGCTCAAGTACTATTTATGCACGAGACGGTGCAGTGGGATTACCTTATCGCAGCAATTCCAACATTTCTTGTTGCAATATATACTCGTAGTTTATTAGGAACAGTATTAACAGGCGTCATTGTGATTATTTTGTTACGTTTCTTTTTCTAAAAAGGATTACACTCATATAATAGCGAAAGGTGTAATAACATGAAATATATAGGGGTGGTGTTATGATACTTTTAACGATAGGAGCAATTTTATTAACGTTATTTATTTTCTTTATTATCGGCTTCATTACGTTTATGATGTTTGTGGATAAGGCGACACCTCAAATTTATTACACACCTTGTGAATCAGTGACAGTGAAATCTAAAGGTAAAAATAGAAGGAAGAAAAGTTGATGTTTGGCTTTTCTTCCTTCTATTTTACATTCTCGAAAGAAATAACAACAATAATCCAAATAGAAAACTAATAGAAGAAAGGAAACCGATAGATATGGAAAAAATACGATTGTTCTTCCATTCGCGCCAGAAAACGATACATCCTAAAATACAGAGGAAAAACCAAATAGGTAGAAATATAAATCGACTAACCTTCTCAGGTAGCAATGAATAAAAATTTGTTAAATATAATATCCAATTCGCAAAAAATAGAGCACATACGATGAATGATTGTAAGTATGGTCTGTTTAAAAAATTTCCTTTTTTAACTGTCATAAAAATGAGAGCTAATGCTGAAATGAAGGGAATAATTATGAATATGAGCAATAGTAATGTTAGTGGCATATGAAATTCCTTTACAACATAGTTTTCATAAGAAACGAATCTATTATTTTGTATACTTGCGTTGTAGATTCCTTGTTATATTTTTCAGTGTATGGATTTAAAAATCCATGTTCACCTTGTAGTTGTTTTATTTCTAATAAAGGATTATCTTGTTGCTGTAATGTTTTCATTAAGGAGCATACTGAAAAATTAGTTTCTTTTTCAGGGAAAATAAGTAATGTGGCACACGAAGGTTTCACGTGAACATAGTCGCGTATACGAGAACCGTAACACCCAATGATAAAATCTATTTTTGAATTGGTACTACAGAGCCAAGCGATTGTTGCCCCAGCGCTAAAACCGAGAAGTCCTTTATGTGTGTAACTATTGGAAAGGGTAGTAATGAGGTCCTCAATTTGCTCTTTTCCATCATCAAATCCAATGTGATTCATAAAATGTTGATATGCTTTTTCTTCATTACTATAATGAAATGCCTGTTGTAATTGTAGAAGATTAGGACAGAATACATCTATATGAGATGAAGTGAAGCGGTCTATAACATGATGCATATGATCGTTCACACCGTATATTTCATGAACAGAAACGAGAGCTAATTTTTTCTTCATAGTTACAATGTACCTCTATGAAACTTATATTCTTTCTCAACAAGGCAGATGCGCAGGTGGAAGTTTTCATACCATTGCTCACGGCCTCTTTTTTTCGCTTCTTTATGTAAGGCGTTCTTTTTCCAATTTTCAATTGCTTCGAGTGATTCCCAATAAGAAATTGTAATTCCTATGCCAGATGAATCACGTGAGCTTTCTACGCCTAGAAATCCAGGTTGCTGTTTCGCAAGGTCCTCCATTTGTTCGGCAACAGCATTATAGTCTGTTGTATCATTCGATAGATTAGAAGTGAATATAACTGCATAATAAGGATTAATTTTTTGTGGATTCTTTTCCATACAATTTCCCCCTTGAATAGTAGTTTATAGTTTGTATTTTAGCATGTAATAAAAAGAAAAGAAGCAGGAGGCTTTTTTTCTTCCTCTAATTGATGCATAAAGAAATATTGTTCAGGGATTAACATAATAAAATACTTACGGTGCTTGAACAAACACAACATTATTTTTAGAAAAATAGCCAACTGTTCGCTAAATAAAATAAATGACATTACTAAAGAAAAAGAAATGATTACAAAACCTTTCTTTTTAGAAGATTGGATGATCGTTGTTCTTATTGTTATTATTTGTATCGTTCTTCTAATGATCTATTTGAAAAAACGAAAATAGTATGTATTGAGTGTGTGAGAAGAGGATTTATAAGTTTATTATTGTTCTTCTTAGGGCTTGCATTAGTTATATACATAATTGTATAAACAATTATGTATATAAAACAAGAGTAATACGGTTTCCAGTAAAAAGGTTTCAATTCATCTGGGAACTCTTTTCGTATATAGCTGGAAGTGACGGTTTTAAAATTATTCACAACATTAGCTAAGTGAATTTGTGGCGGAATATCAAAGAGATATGTATGTAATCCTCTTCACCATTCATTCCAATCATTATATAATTCCACTTTGTAAATAGGTTGTGGGCAATTTCCACGAGCCTATTTTTTATGTTTTCATTAATACAAGATGCATATATTTTGTAACTATAATTAAAAGATATGTTAGTTTAAATATTGCATGTCTATTCTTGTTACATTCATGCGTGAAACCATTCCTTATTATTTTACAACTAAATTAATATAGGTTACATTTTTAACATACTCAAATACGAAAAGGAAGGAGGGTTTGTTGGATGTGCACGACAAAATCTAAAACGTTAAAACATAAAATAACAAATCAAACAAACATATTTGAACTAACGATTCAAATTTTTAATGAAGCCCTTTCGTATTTTATGAATGTGATTGATAAAGAATTTTTAAGTTTGGACGATTGGAATACAAAAGGAATCGTACCGGCCGTTGAAAGGTTGACGCATACGACGAAAACAAACCCACTTCCTAAATATAAAGAGTTCAACCAACAGTTTTACAAGTTCCCTAGTTATTTCAGGCGCGCGGCTATTGCTTCCGCCTTCGGAAAAGTGAAAAGTTATCGTTCCTTACTCCGAAACTGGATAGAAGAAAAAGAACAAGCGAAACAAGAGGGGAAACGTTTTTCAAAACGGCCACCTTTTTTTTAACTTGAACACAATGAATTTCCTGTTTTCTACCGCGGT
Encoded here:
- a CDS encoding TrmB family transcriptional regulator — translated: MDEIIKELQKLGFSQYECKAYIGLLKHYPVTGYEVSKQTGVPRSMIYEVLGKLMDKGAVHLVPSEPVKYVPVPATELMNRMRKDFEKSFEFLDQKLNCLEQERQIDVISHIRSNDRVLKEICNIISRAKEELWISVWEDQVHEIEPLIHKKEAEGVHIFSILFGAPETKIGATFHHNYMTPHVVEKRMGGHLTVIARDGEEVLIANFSNDSTSWAVTTYDPALVLVATEYVRHDIMVEEITKEFGADKLDTLWRENIDLVHVVTGKRSMEEMEGEKGE
- a CDS encoding antibiotic biosynthesis monooxygenase; the encoded protein is MEKNPQKINPYYAVIFTSNLSNDTTDYNAVAEQMEDLAKQQPGFLGVESSRDSSGIGITISYWESLEAIENWKKNALHKEAKKRGREQWYENFHLRICLVEKEYKFHRGTL
- a CDS encoding AzlC family ABC transporter permease → MTLQSEDTFQQGVKDCLPTVFGYLSIGIAAGVIAKTAGFSIIEIAFMSTLIYAGSAQFILAGMYAAGAPASAIIFTVFFVNLRHLLMSAALAPYFTKIPLFKNLIIGSQITDETFGVAVQQAAQKGYLGEKWMMGLNVTAYLNWIIATIIGGLFGEWIPDPHTYGMDYALPAMFIGLFVLQLISSKPKLAIHLTVAIVAIIIAYVSHLFMPDSIAVIIATLLAATIGVVIEKWK
- a CDS encoding dienelactone hydrolase family protein, whose protein sequence is MKKKLALVSVHEIYGVNDHMHHVIDRFTSSHIDVFCPNLLQLQQAFHYSNEEKAYQHFMNHIGFDDGKEQIEDLITTLSNSYTHKGLLGFSAGATIAWLCSTNSKIDFIIGCYGSRIRDYVHVKPSCATLLIFPEKETNFSVCSLMKTLQQQDNPLLEIKQLQGEHGFLNPYTEKYNKESTTQVYKIIDSFLMKTML
- a CDS encoding DUF3951 domain-containing protein, which gives rise to MILLTIGAILLTLFIFFIIGFITFMMFVDKATPQIYYTPCESVTVKSKGKNRRKKS
- a CDS encoding AzlD domain-containing protein — encoded protein: MEMRLDVLLLLLAAGAVTLVPRILPLLVFSKLQIPDWGLKWLNYIPIAILAALLAQVLFMHETVQWDYLIAAIPTFLVAIYTRSLLGTVLTGVIVIILLRFFF